One window of the Sebastes umbrosus isolate fSebUmb1 chromosome 1, fSebUmb1.pri, whole genome shotgun sequence genome contains the following:
- the glrx gene encoding glutaredoxin-1: MAQQFVQTKIKGDKVVLFIKPTCPYCVMAKDVLSKYKFKGGHLECVDISGRGDMDKMQDYFLELTGSRTVPRVFIGEECVGGGSDVAALHESGKLESMLQSIGALQ, translated from the exons ATGGCGCAGCAGTTTGTCCAGACTAAGATTAAAGGAGATAAAGTGGTGCTGTTCATTAAGCCCACTTGCCCCTACTGCGTTATGGCCAAAGACGTTTTGTCTAAGTATAAATTCAAGGGGGGACATCTGGAGTGTGTTGACATCAGCGGCCGCGGAGACATGGACAAGATGCAGGACTATTTCCTGGAGCTCACCGGATCTCGCACG GTCCCACGGGTGTTCATCGGCGAGGAGTGTGTCGGAGGCGGCAGCGACGTGGCGGCGCTGCATGAGAGCGGTAAACTGGAGAGCATGCTTCAGTCTATCGGAGCCCTGCAGTGA
- the ell2 gene encoding RNA polymerase II elongation factor ELL2, which produces MLQQPQRDDGGGLVKMAALSEDGRYGLNCGQQSADRVTVLHVKLTDTALKAIESHQNCKNVPSTRPSIQFKGLQGRIKIPKTDSSSDTFNNFEFYLSNVGKDNPQGSFECIHQYVSSSGASHLALLATVQDKVTVCATNDSYQVTRERMTQAAEDTRERGTKVIKPGGRFRGKQVHMRKPALSAPDVVPERKRSTPINPANTIRKCLSNNPVSQRPFRDRLIHLLALRSYKKLEVLARLQRDGINQKDRTSLGTTLQQVANLNPKDNTYSLKDFIYRDVQRDWPGYSEDDKSQVDRIVVRKLGLPTETLSSSSPPKDSVPTSPQKRQPDFDFIDPLAPKKARISHLSSRGTASSSSSSSDRREDEGSPSSKRSSLPANVTSGPPTHLPIPSHPPAPSHQQPSPASNSNSPSTPEGCGTQDLPMDQSSSCRDPSPSPFSSDRTLQDRYRQPVPVPRPAASPSPPPPPPPHPPPPPCTSLTVTSTVITSPPLSSSTNKKFKKKSKKHKDKDRVREKGKRTEKGSRSPPSVAEQAEETRRAKKKRSAEEENRDVIDKNPHKDQDSSDKEKPVQSTEFSSTIEMPDYVVKYMPMVSVDQRQSYKDDFNAEYDEYRRLHARVESITRRFTQLDAKCRKLAPSTKEYQKVQEEVLKEYKKMKQKSPNYHEEKQRCEYLHNKLAHIKRLIADFDQRREQAWC; this is translated from the exons atgctccagcAGCCTCAAAGGGACGATGGTGGAGGGCTGGTAAAGATGGCGGCGCTCTCCGAGGATGGGAGGTACGGATTAAATTGTGGCCAACAGAGCGCTGATAGAGTCACCGTGTTACACGTCAAATTGACCGATACAGCGCTGAAAGCCATAGAGAGCCACCAAAATTGTAAG AATGTACCTTCTACGCGGCCATCAATACAATTCAAGGGACTCCAAGGG CGCATTAAAATTCCCAAGACCGATTCCTCCTCAGACACCTTCAACAATTTTGAATTCTACCTGTCTAACGTGGGCAAGGACAACCCTCAGGGAAGCTTTGAGTGCATCCATCAGTATGTGTCAAG CTCAGGGGCCTCACACCTGGCATTGTTGGCGACTGTACAGGACAAGGTCACAGTGTGTGCCACCAATGACTCCTACCAGGTGACCCGGGAACGCATGACTCAGGCCGCGGAGGACACGCGTGAACGTGGGACCAAAGTCATCAAGCCTGGGGGCCGGTTCAGAG GCAAGCAAGTCCATATGCGTAAGCCGGCGCTATCAGCCCCAGACGTGGTCCCAGAGCGCAAGCGCTCCACACCCATCAACCCAGCCAACACTATTCGCAAGTGCCTTTCCAATAACCCCGTGTCCCAGCGGCCGTTCCGGGACCGCCTCATCCACCTGCTGGCGCTCAGGTCCTACAAGAAGCTGGAAGTGCTCGCCCGTTTGCAGCGGGACGGGATCAACCAGAAGGACCGAACCTCGTTGGGGACCACCCTGCAACAG GTGGCAAACCTGAACCCCAAAGACAACACGTATTCATTGAAGGACTTTATTTATCGTGACGTCCAGCGAGACTGGCCTGGCTACTCTGAAGACGACAAGTCACAGGTCGACCGGATCGTGGTTCG CAAGTTAGGTCTTCCTACTGAGACACTCTCATCAAGCAGTCCTCCCAAAGACAGCGTCCCCACATCCCCCCAG AAACGCCAGCCAGACTTCGACTTCATTGATCCATTGGCACCCAAAAAAGCCCGCATCTCCCACCTCAGCAGTCGAGGGACAGCCTCATCTTCATCGTCCTCCTCTGACCGCCGCGAGGACGAGGGCAGCCCCAGCTCTAAACGCTCGTCCCTACCCGCCAACGTCACCTCGGGCCCTCCCACCCATCTCCCCATCCCGTCCCACCCTCCTGCACCCTCTCACCAGCAGCCCAGCCCGGCCTCCAACTCCAACTCCCCCAGCACCCCGGAGGGCTGTGGCACCCAGGACCTGCCTATGGACCAGAGCTCCTCCTGCAGGGACCCTTCACCCAGCCCCTTCTCCTCCGATAGGACCCTGCAGGACCGCTATCGGCAGCCCGTCCCCGTCCCCAGACCAGCCGCATCCCCcagcccccctcctcctcctcctcctcatcctcctcctcctccttgcaCCTCACTCACAGTTACCTCCACTGTTATCACCAGCCCTCCCTTGTCCAGCAGCACCAACAAGAAGTTTAAAAAGAAATCCAAGAAGCACAAAGATAAGGATCGAGTGAGGGAGAAAGGGAAACGGACGGAAAAAGGTAGCAGAAGTCCTCCCAGTGTAGCAGAGCAGGCCGAAGAGACTCGTAGAGCCAAAAAGAAGCGCAGTGCCGAGGAAGAGAACAGAGACGTTATCGACAAGAATCCTCACAAAGATCAAG aCTCTTCAGATAAAGAGAAGCCGGTCCAATCCACTGAATTCTCCTCCACAATTGAGATGCCTGACTATGTAGT GAAGTACATGCCAATGGTGTCCGTTGACCAGCGGCAAAGCTACAAGGATGACTTCAACGCAGAGTATGATGAGTATCGCCGGCTGCATGCCCGCGTGGAGAGCATCACCCGCCGCTTCACCCAGCTGGATGCCAAGTGCCGGAAGCTGGCACCCAGCACCAAAGAATACCAG AAGGTGCAAGAAGAAGTCTTGAAAGAGTACAAAAAGATGAAACAA aaGAGCCCAAACTACCACGAGGAGAAGCAGCGCTGCGAGTACCTGCACAACAAGTTGGCCCACATCAAGCGGCTAATAGCTGATTTTGACCAGCGCAGAGAACAGGCCTGGTGCTGA